From the Candidatus Bathyarchaeia archaeon genome, one window contains:
- a CDS encoding DEAD/DEAH box helicase: MLKERIYEYQKIVAEQTFEGNFPILIDIPTAGGKTLSVLAPTLALGKTLIFNEPTISLTEDLEIRIERLLSKLSEQTQESLSYIIDTGERKEKVTFHPDNRLERIQTHTYDANIVLTTYDEFIYRVMGYGDWRWAYLYPWRVEKNCHVCFDECHSLDSVGFTLFYRIVKLLKNKKIGTYVMSATMPTALKESLVSKLGMQLIDIKPIIETEPDKTLEKTLQYRPDLNIKTESKEGFLNLKETVQSEVSNGRKIIAVFTYISDAFEFYRWCLNQLYENCFFYHGRLLRDAKRFRYRKIKSLDEQAKGYFLVTTHAIKEGCDLNADCMFIEITDPFSLIQLLGRVRRFASAKRGKVIVFGNMETLNRKCEKSELVNLTEYEKLLQSFLEERVVTELDIAKFKSQMKEIPKIDSELDARLSNIIKFVHGMDVSYVDAWLEGIPYTREAPPTLDVFFVQNTKRLNFPKETEEEQLPQSYLRLKTGYDIFATRERREDINFIVMVYDDGLWKKLDPDENIYPRLSRQSLYSRRVYLYLNKKHLVNRGLVFPPKIFIFKKINMETSVRVDNVELGYYVTKKRVN, encoded by the coding sequence ATACTTAAGGAGAGGATTTATGAATACCAAAAAATTGTTGCTGAGCAAACATTTGAAGGTAACTTTCCAATATTAATTGATATTCCTACAGCTGGCGGAAAGACTCTTTCTGTTTTAGCACCTACATTAGCACTAGGCAAAACTCTGATTTTCAATGAACCTACCATCTCGTTAACTGAAGATTTAGAGATAAGAATTGAAAGGTTGCTAAGTAAGCTGAGTGAGCAAACTCAAGAAAGTTTATCGTATATTATTGACACAGGTGAAAGAAAGGAAAAAGTCACGTTTCATCCAGATAACAGATTAGAGCGTATTCAAACACATACATATGATGCAAACATTGTGCTTACCACTTATGATGAGTTTATTTATAGAGTTATGGGCTATGGTGATTGGAGATGGGCTTATCTTTACCCATGGCGCGTCGAGAAAAACTGCCATGTTTGCTTTGATGAATGCCATTCTCTTGACTCTGTGGGGTTCACATTATTCTATAGAATAGTTAAACTGTTGAAGAATAAGAAAATCGGAACATACGTGATGAGTGCAACAATGCCCACTGCTTTGAAGGAATCATTGGTCAGTAAGTTAGGGATGCAACTCATCGATATAAAACCCATAATTGAAACCGAACCTGATAAGACCTTGGAAAAAACTTTACAATACAGGCCAGATCTAAACATTAAAACTGAAAGCAAAGAAGGATTTCTGAACCTGAAAGAGACTGTTCAAAGCGAAGTCTCGAATGGAAGGAAAATTATCGCAGTATTTACCTATATAAGTGATGCTTTTGAATTCTACCGTTGGTGTTTGAACCAACTATATGAGAATTGTTTTTTCTATCACGGACGCCTTCTTCGTGATGCCAAGAGATTTAGATATAGAAAAATCAAATCATTGGATGAACAAGCAAAAGGTTACTTTCTCGTTACAACTCATGCCATAAAGGAAGGATGTGATCTAAACGCTGACTGCATGTTTATTGAAATAACTGATCCGTTCTCACTTATTCAGCTGTTAGGGAGAGTGCGTCGCTTTGCAAGTGCGAAACGAGGTAAGGTCATAGTATTCGGCAATATGGAAACTTTAAATAGAAAATGTGAAAAATCCGAGCTTGTCAATCTGACGGAATATGAAAAACTGCTACAAAGTTTTCTGGAAGAACGAGTAGTTACTGAACTTGACATCGCCAAATTCAAATCCCAAATGAAGGAAATACCTAAAATAGATTCCGAATTGGATGCCAGATTGAGTAATATCATCAAGTTTGTGCATGGAATGGATGTTAGTTACGTTGACGCATGGCTTGAAGGAATACCCTATACTCGAGAAGCACCCCCTACATTAGACGTATTTTTTGTCCAAAATACAAAAAGATTGAATTTTCCGAAAGAAACTGAAGAAGAGCAATTGCCCCAAAGTTATTTGCGTTTGAAAACCGGTTATGATATTTTCGCTACTAGAGAGCGTAGAGAAGACATCAACTTTATCGTAATGGTTTACGACGATGGCTTATGGAAGAAGCTTGATCCTGATGAAAATATATACCCGAGGCTTAGTAGACAATCATTGTATTCGAGAAGAGTTTATCTATATCTTAATAAGAAACATCTCGTAAATCGTGGCTTGGTTTTTCCGCCTAAAATTTTTATCTTTAAGAAAATAAACATGGAAACATCTGTCAGAGTTGATAATGTTGAACTTGGGTACTACGTGACTAAAAAGCGTGTAAATTAG
- the cas4 gene encoding CRISPR-associated protein Cas4 codes for MSKTEKRQNLPISDIAEPLVSVTDVKHYVYCPRLVYFDRVLHAQPVFGSQQEESQELHMEYVRKELRRKDAVYYSPEFVGAEKLLFVPLISKSLQLHGVVDCIIRTVKGEYVPVEYKNMNSDRGKAYMDHKYQLVAYAFLVEENLGTVVKRGFVNYIPEQLILKFEITPTMKSYVKMVVGHIKRIIRKEKLPLVRVAQNKCQGGCGHKQTCQQS; via the coding sequence ATGAGCAAGACTGAAAAACGGCAGAATTTGCCAATCTCAGATATCGCTGAGCCTTTGGTTTCGGTTACTGATGTTAAGCATTATGTTTATTGTCCACGGCTTGTGTATTTTGATCGGGTTTTGCATGCTCAGCCTGTTTTTGGCTCTCAGCAGGAAGAAAGCCAAGAACTGCATATGGAGTACGTGCGCAAAGAGCTTAGGCGAAAGGATGCGGTTTATTATTCGCCTGAATTTGTTGGCGCCGAGAAGCTTCTTTTCGTTCCACTTATTTCAAAAAGCCTTCAGCTTCATGGCGTAGTAGACTGTATAATAAGGACGGTTAAGGGCGAGTATGTTCCAGTCGAGTATAAGAACATGAACTCTGATAGGGGAAAAGCCTACATGGACCATAAGTACCAGCTTGTGGCTTATGCCTTTCTTGTGGAGGAAAACCTTGGCACTGTGGTTAAACGTGGTTTTGTGAATTATATTCCTGAACAGTTAATTTTAAAGTTTGAGATAACGCCTACTATGAAAAGTTATGTGAAGATGGTTGTTGGGCACATTAAAAGGATAATTAGGAAGGAGAAGCTTCCGCTCGTGAGAGTAGCCCAAAACAAATGCCAAGGCGGATGCGGACACAAACAAACATGCCAGCAATCCTAA
- the cas1 gene encoding CRISPR-associated endonuclease Cas1 has protein sequence MRIFLDDFGIFLGRKRNRFIVKKKGEVKEIVADDVDSIICCSSGVAFSASALDLAIKNNIQVVFARYGGWPYAVLMPASMTGSVRARREQFTAYNDERGFILAKKFVSGKLTNQANLLKLMAKNRRQTDPTLSEKLYEAGKAIDQINMKVDKEHGLRIDDERQDLMNFEAEGARFYWEAIRQILPSELGFTGRETRGARDPFNAMLNFGYQTILFPEVWKAVSYAGLDFYAGYLHADRPGKPSLVLDLMEEFRQQVVDRTLIGLITKNVIKPGEIVVAEAFEEDRVLSREAIKTLLTSFQERLDTEVMFDGQRSSIKGFIHHQARRVARFLLREADYAPFTLGW, from the coding sequence ATGAGGATTTTCTTGGATGATTTTGGCATTTTCTTGGGGAGGAAGAGGAACCGCTTTATCGTGAAAAAGAAAGGTGAGGTTAAGGAAATAGTCGCAGATGACGTTGACTCTATAATTTGCTGCTCGTCCGGTGTAGCATTTTCGGCAAGCGCATTGGACTTGGCAATTAAGAACAACATTCAAGTTGTCTTCGCCCGTTACGGCGGTTGGCCATACGCCGTTTTAATGCCTGCTTCAATGACGGGTTCTGTTAGAGCCCGAAGAGAACAGTTCACAGCCTACAACGATGAAAGAGGCTTCATTTTAGCCAAAAAGTTTGTTTCTGGAAAGCTTACCAATCAAGCGAACTTGTTAAAGTTAATGGCTAAAAATAGACGCCAAACAGATCCCACGCTTTCCGAAAAGCTTTACGAGGCAGGTAAAGCCATAGATCAAATCAACATGAAAGTTGACAAGGAGCATGGTTTAAGAATTGATGATGAACGGCAAGACTTGATGAACTTTGAGGCTGAGGGCGCACGTTTCTATTGGGAAGCTATACGCCAGATACTTCCATCTGAGTTGGGCTTTACTGGACGCGAAACAAGAGGCGCCCGCGATCCCTTCAACGCCATGCTGAATTTCGGCTATCAAACAATCCTTTTTCCGGAAGTTTGGAAAGCTGTAAGCTATGCTGGCTTAGACTTTTATGCAGGTTATTTACATGCTGATAGGCCGGGTAAGCCCTCGCTTGTTTTGGATTTAATGGAGGAGTTTCGGCAACAGGTTGTAGATAGAACTCTTATTGGTTTGATAACGAAGAATGTGATTAAGCCTGGCGAGATTGTTGTTGCCGAGGCTTTTGAAGAGGACAGAGTTTTAAGCAGAGAGGCGATTAAAACTTTGCTTACGAGTTTTCAGGAACGCTTGGATACAGAGGTTATGTTTGACGGGCAAAGGAGCTCCATCAAAGGCTTTATTCACCATCAAGCACGGCGTGTGGCACGTTTTCTTTTACGTGAGGCTGATTACGCACCGTTTACTCTGGGATGGTGA
- a CDS encoding restriction endonuclease → MSGTVLEDTVAEAFRKKGYIVFTRRNHCDVLAVKPDMSLAYLVECKDYALSSKQQVLAVRELNRNYTHALELLIQQRLCPEKILKVLVAKGFAYQARGILQYTPETFIRHVSS, encoded by the coding sequence ATGAGTGGCACTGTTCTTGAAGACACGGTTGCTGAAGCGTTTCGGAAGAAGGGTTACATTGTTTTTACGCGTAGAAATCATTGTGATGTTTTGGCGGTTAAGCCTGATATGAGTTTGGCTTATCTTGTTGAATGTAAAGACTATGCGTTATCGAGCAAACAGCAAGTGTTAGCCGTTAGAGAGCTTAACCGTAATTATACACATGCCTTAGAACTTTTGATACAGCAACGTTTGTGTCCAGAAAAAATTTTGAAAGTTTTGGTTGCTAAAGGATTTGCGTATCAAGCTCGTGGAATATTGCAGTACACGCCTGAAACTTTCATAAGGCACGTTTCTTCCTAG
- a CDS encoding 50S ribosomal protein L18e, which yields MKRTEMTNPELIALIRFLRKQSREKNARIWRDIAERLQKPKRKRISVNLSRLNRYTQKNEIVAVPGKVLGAGEIDHPLTVAAFSFSAKAKEKITAVKGKCLSFPEIIEKNPKGTNVKIIG from the coding sequence ATGAAGAGAACTGAAATGACAAATCCTGAACTTATAGCGCTTATTCGTTTTCTGAGAAAACAAAGCAGGGAAAAGAACGCGCGTATCTGGAGAGACATCGCCGAACGCCTACAGAAGCCCAAGAGAAAACGCATAAGCGTAAACCTCAGCCGCTTAAACAGATACACACAAAAGAACGAAATAGTCGCAGTTCCAGGCAAAGTATTGGGCGCAGGAGAAATAGACCATCCTTTAACTGTAGCGGCATTTTCTTTCTCTGCAAAAGCCAAAGAAAAAATCACAGCCGTAAAAGGCAAATGTTTATCGTTTCCCGAAATCATCGAGAAAAATCCTAAAGGCACAAATGTCAAGATAATTGGGTGA
- a CDS encoding 30S ribosomal protein S4 produces MGDPKKQKKKYETPRFPWRTDILQEELKLLGQYGLRNKHELWRHKTSLSKFRSIARSLIGKSPEERKKMEEELLTRLKKLGVLHETAVLDDVLDLTIEDILERRLQTIIFRKGLAKTIHQARQLITHGHITVGKRRVTVPSYLVTKEEENQIVYTPKSPLANPSHPMRQTIAVVTTSQTKTETEEET; encoded by the coding sequence ATGGGAGACCCGAAGAAACAAAAAAAGAAATATGAAACTCCACGTTTTCCATGGAGAACTGACATTCTCCAAGAGGAACTCAAACTTTTAGGTCAGTATGGTTTACGAAATAAGCATGAACTGTGGCGACATAAAACATCATTATCAAAGTTTAGAAGCATAGCTCGTTCGCTAATAGGTAAGTCGCCTGAAGAACGCAAAAAAATGGAAGAAGAACTTCTCACGCGTCTGAAGAAGCTAGGCGTTCTCCATGAAACTGCAGTGCTAGATGACGTTTTAGACTTAACAATCGAAGATATCCTTGAACGAAGATTACAAACAATCATTTTCCGTAAAGGCTTAGCCAAAACAATCCATCAAGCTCGGCAATTAATAACTCATGGACACATAACCGTAGGAAAACGAAGAGTCACCGTACCAAGTTATCTGGTGACAAAAGAAGAAGAAAACCAAATTGTATACACGCCCAAAAGTCCACTTGCAAATCCAAGTCATCCCATGCGGCAAACAATAGCCGTCGTAACGACATCACAAACAAAAACAGAAACTGAGGAAGAAACATGA
- the cas2 gene encoding CRISPR-associated endonuclease Cas2 encodes MRYLVIYDITDDNLRALIAETLKDYGLQRIQYSAFIGSLRRDELNSLIVDLKNLIKDLVENVQLYPLCDTCFKGRREVGKPKKYELKEEKEKVAYF; translated from the coding sequence ATGCGCTACTTGGTGATTTATGATATTACGGATGATAATTTGCGGGCTTTAATTGCTGAAACGCTGAAGGATTATGGGTTGCAACGTATTCAATACAGCGCATTCATTGGTAGTCTGCGCCGCGACGAATTAAACAGCCTTATTGTGGACTTAAAGAATCTGATTAAGGATTTGGTTGAAAATGTTCAGCTTTATCCCCTCTGCGACACTTGTTTTAAGGGAAGACGGGAAGTTGGTAAACCTAAAAAGTACGAATTAAAGGAAGAGAAAGAGAAGGTGGCTTATTTTTGA
- the cas4a gene encoding type I-A CRISPR-associated protein Cas4/Csa1 encodes MIYKDNRNRLFNGWIRLYFLSDVEHKYLLYQLLPTARDVGVSKELRGWSWHQPPLKPYYDNVKLPMYAVCSKYCPTNRDVYLRYVEKISPIPSGKVALGKILHGVVSDCLRAFAQRRNIDFESWWQTIRWSEINEKPENLKEPSRKVWDFLQKICEARLAEFSSRQPYASELDLIASAVPFLVEHKISGELLGLSGILSLDCYDYLKALMFDLKVASEPQEWHRLSPVGYALVFESVHEVPVDVCCNVYLDVKDGKVFVRRDLFFASDELRQWWIEERDRKLEIVAEGKDPGKPNRSQCPVDCMYFKFCYE; translated from the coding sequence TTGATTTATAAAGATAATCGAAATAGGCTTTTTAATGGTTGGATAAGGTTGTATTTCCTGTCTGATGTTGAGCATAAGTATTTGCTTTATCAGCTTTTGCCCACCGCCCGAGATGTTGGTGTCAGCAAAGAGTTGCGTGGTTGGAGTTGGCATCAGCCTCCATTAAAGCCCTATTACGATAATGTTAAGCTGCCCATGTACGCCGTATGCTCCAAGTATTGTCCTACAAACCGTGATGTGTATCTGCGTTATGTGGAGAAGATATCGCCTATTCCTAGTGGTAAAGTGGCTTTGGGCAAAATTCTCCATGGAGTTGTCAGCGACTGTTTAAGAGCATTTGCTCAACGACGCAACATCGATTTTGAATCTTGGTGGCAAACTATTCGATGGTCTGAAATCAATGAAAAGCCTGAAAACTTGAAGGAGCCTTCCAGAAAAGTTTGGGATTTTCTACAAAAAATCTGTGAAGCACGTTTAGCTGAGTTTTCCAGTAGACAGCCATACGCCTCCGAACTTGACTTGATAGCGTCTGCTGTTCCATTTCTGGTTGAGCACAAAATTTCTGGAGAGTTGCTTGGCTTAAGCGGTATACTCAGCTTGGACTGTTATGATTATTTGAAGGCTTTAATGTTCGATTTAAAAGTGGCAAGTGAACCGCAGGAATGGCATAGGCTTTCGCCAGTGGGCTACGCTCTTGTCTTCGAAAGTGTCCACGAGGTTCCAGTAGACGTTTGCTGCAACGTTTACCTTGATGTCAAAGACGGAAAGGTCTTTGTGCGTAGAGATCTATTTTTTGCAAGCGATGAATTGCGACAATGGTGGATCGAAGAGCGCGACAGAAAGCTCGAGATTGTAGCGGAAGGAAAAGATCCTGGCAAACCCAATCGTTCTCAATGTCCAGTGGATTGCATGTACTTCAAGTTTTGCTATGAATAG
- a CDS encoding GNAT family N-acetyltransferase, with the protein MKKMSGNPRICVRRARASDRAAVFKICEKTWSWGDYIPKVWDRWLKDKNGRVFVATINRIPVGIAQLSIDKPHEVWLRGARTDPNYRRMGVATAITEKCLEYAKRKGVKVARLVTEADNIAAQAVLRKLGFQPVAEFAEMTTENITQAESKGVKWAEKDETEAIWAYLQTSEIYRRAAGLYTILYQWFSLEKQDLERFITQQKAIIHKNREEKVDGLMLVDDVTAREWRENSIQTCYMDGDHETVLDMTKFLKNHCCMLGVKKIYAFTPNCKPVTAALEKLGFKMPDAISIVYEKKL; encoded by the coding sequence ATGAAGAAAATGAGCGGAAACCCGCGGATTTGCGTTCGAAGAGCGCGTGCTTCAGACCGTGCAGCAGTATTCAAAATTTGTGAGAAAACATGGAGTTGGGGAGATTACATACCGAAAGTTTGGGACCGATGGTTAAAGGATAAGAATGGCAGAGTGTTTGTCGCAACTATCAATAGAATTCCCGTCGGCATCGCTCAGTTAAGCATTGACAAGCCACATGAAGTATGGCTTAGAGGCGCAAGAACAGACCCAAACTATAGGCGAATGGGCGTCGCCACTGCCATAACTGAAAAATGCTTAGAATATGCCAAGCGAAAAGGCGTGAAAGTGGCGAGGCTAGTAACAGAAGCAGACAACATAGCTGCACAAGCGGTACTACGAAAACTTGGATTCCAACCAGTGGCAGAATTTGCTGAAATGACAACCGAAAACATAACTCAAGCCGAAAGCAAAGGCGTTAAATGGGCTGAAAAAGATGAAACCGAAGCCATATGGGCTTATTTGCAGACTTCAGAAATCTACCGAAGAGCCGCCGGCTTATACACAATCCTTTATCAATGGTTTTCGCTGGAAAAACAAGACCTTGAACGTTTCATTACGCAACAAAAGGCAATCATACACAAAAACAGAGAAGAAAAAGTGGACGGTTTAATGTTAGTTGACGATGTCACAGCACGAGAATGGCGTGAAAACTCGATACAAACATGCTATATGGACGGCGACCACGAAACCGTGTTGGATATGACAAAATTTCTCAAAAACCACTGCTGCATGTTAGGCGTCAAAAAGATTTACGCGTTCACGCCTAATTGCAAGCCGGTAACTGCAGCATTGGAGAAGCTTGGTTTCAAAATGCCAGATGCAATATCAATAGTTTACGAAAAGAAACTATAG
- a CDS encoding DNA-directed RNA polymerase subunit D has product MEIEVLEKDDKSMRLLIRGADVPFMNALRRIVIAEVPSMAVDEVVILENSSILQDETIAHRIGLIPLKTDLDSYNLPEECPCKSEFGCNLCRVTFTLDAEAKEGTRTVYSGELVSENPNVTPVSGNIPIIKLAKGQKLRLEAYARLGKGKNHAKWQPVSMCAYKYYPKIEISSKNCDACGKCVEICPRKVFVKTDDKIKVRDLMACTLCQDCVEACPQNPKAIKVGWEENNFIFSLESTGALPPERIVAEAVKTLDKQLNELENHIKVKNDEEN; this is encoded by the coding sequence GTGGAAATAGAAGTGCTTGAAAAAGACGATAAAAGCATGCGTCTGCTTATTCGCGGAGCGGACGTGCCGTTCATGAATGCTTTACGAAGAATAGTAATTGCAGAAGTTCCGTCCATGGCTGTTGACGAAGTTGTAATCCTTGAAAATTCTTCCATATTACAAGACGAAACAATAGCCCACAGGATTGGACTCATACCGCTTAAGACCGACCTGGATAGTTACAACCTACCAGAAGAATGTCCCTGCAAAAGCGAGTTCGGATGCAACCTCTGCAGAGTCACTTTCACATTAGATGCAGAAGCAAAAGAAGGAACAAGAACAGTTTATTCTGGCGAGTTAGTCTCAGAAAACCCCAATGTAACCCCAGTAAGTGGAAATATTCCAATAATAAAACTTGCAAAAGGACAGAAGCTAAGGCTTGAGGCTTACGCAAGACTTGGAAAAGGAAAAAACCACGCAAAATGGCAACCGGTTTCCATGTGCGCATACAAGTATTATCCCAAAATAGAAATTTCCAGTAAAAATTGTGACGCGTGTGGGAAATGCGTGGAAATCTGTCCGAGAAAAGTCTTTGTTAAAACTGACGATAAAATAAAAGTTCGCGATTTAATGGCTTGTACCCTTTGCCAAGACTGTGTCGAAGCTTGTCCACAAAACCCTAAAGCGATAAAAGTTGGTTGGGAAGAAAACAACTTCATATTCAGCCTCGAATCTACTGGTGCACTTCCGCCAGAGAGGATTGTGGCAGAAGCAGTGAAAACATTGGATAAACAGCTAAATGAGCTTGAGAACCATATTAAGGTGAAAAATGATGAAGAGAACTGA
- a CDS encoding 30S ribosomal protein S11: MSSTSKKTERWAVVHIYSSYNNTMVHVTDISGAETISRTSGGMFVKADRMGSSPYAAMRAATAAAEIAKDKGITAIHIKVRAPGGSGPRTPGPGAQAAIRALARAGFRIGRIEEVTPIPHDGTRRPGGRRGRRV, from the coding sequence ATGAGCAGCACAAGCAAAAAAACCGAAAGATGGGCAGTAGTTCACATTTACAGCTCCTACAACAACACAATGGTGCACGTAACAGACATTTCAGGCGCAGAAACAATATCCAGAACATCCGGCGGAATGTTCGTAAAAGCAGATAGAATGGGCTCATCACCCTACGCAGCCATGAGAGCAGCCACCGCAGCAGCAGAAATAGCCAAAGACAAAGGAATAACAGCAATACACATCAAAGTAAGAGCCCCAGGCGGGTCAGGTCCAAGAACTCCCGGTCCGGGCGCGCAGGCAGCCATTAGAGCTTTAGCGAGAGCAGGTTTTCGCATAGGACGTATAGAGGAAGTCACGCCTATACCACATGATGGCACACGCAGACCCGGCGGCAGAAGAGGAAGAAGAGTCTAG
- a CDS encoding UPF0175 family protein: MALKPLAVRIPEKIEREIQEVVEQEGLDKATVVRTLLELGIGEWRKQTALELLRDGKVTFAKAAEMAKLSLWEFADLLKQRNIEWVRYSPQEIEREFKEASAAVKWK; the protein is encoded by the coding sequence TTGGCCCTTAAGCCTTTAGCTGTGAGAATTCCAGAGAAGATAGAGAGGGAAATTCAGGAGGTGGTTGAGCAGGAGGGTTTGGATAAGGCCACTGTTGTTAGGACTCTTCTTGAGTTGGGTATTGGTGAATGGCGTAAGCAAACAGCCCTTGAGTTGCTGCGTGATGGGAAGGTGACCTTTGCTAAGGCTGCTGAAATGGCTAAGCTTTCGCTTTGGGAGTTCGCCGACCTACTAAAGCAGCGCAACATCGAATGGGTTAGATATTCGCCCCAGGAAATTGAGAGAGAGTTTAAGGAAGCGTCTGCGGCGGTAAAGTGGAAATGA
- a CDS encoding 30S ribosomal protein S13, producing the protein MSQEFRHILRIIDKDVDGTLKVPYAVSKVKGISLSLANAILKKAGVNPEKRAGFLTEAEVEKIEEIIKEPTKFGLPNWLLNRRKDQETGKDMHLISADLVLKTKMDIEQMKEIKSWRGYRHAYGLKVRGQRTKTTGRSGKALGVKKKALVRPPSEEGK; encoded by the coding sequence ATGTCACAAGAATTTCGCCACATACTCAGAATCATAGACAAAGACGTAGACGGCACTCTCAAAGTGCCATACGCTGTATCAAAAGTTAAAGGAATAAGCCTGAGCCTCGCAAACGCAATCTTGAAAAAAGCAGGCGTAAACCCGGAAAAAAGAGCTGGCTTCCTAACAGAAGCAGAAGTTGAAAAAATAGAAGAAATAATAAAAGAACCAACAAAATTCGGACTTCCAAACTGGCTCCTAAACAGAAGAAAAGACCAAGAAACAGGAAAAGACATGCACTTAATCAGCGCAGACCTCGTCCTAAAAACCAAAATGGATATAGAACAAATGAAAGAGATAAAATCATGGCGCGGATACCGCCATGCTTATGGACTGAAAGTACGCGGGCAAAGAACAAAAACCACAGGAAGATCAGGAAAAGCCTTAGGAGTCAAGAAGAAAGCACTCGTGAGACCGCCATCTGAAGAAGGAAAGTAG
- the cas6 gene encoding CRISPR system precrRNA processing endoribonuclease RAMP protein Cas6, with the protein MNPVVGVIGLPVEVGLELYGEKSIVLPFFTGHVARGLLLHVVRRVDPKAAGVLHELNISKPYSVTPLRFKSISRVENGLVLDPAHPCRLGFRFLSDNLANYMLRFFERQNSVMIFDAVFRIASLSIKSKSYGDLEREAEAVERFRLVFQTPTYLPCLGSSYRWMFPDAVRVFSGLMRIWNKFSDGRHFGKKEFLAYKEWLAKNVGVCGYRLGTRLAVMRDKKALGFTGWCAYEMGGLESEWNRVTVMLAKYAEYSNIGGNKTAGYGVTKFTSKLS; encoded by the coding sequence GTGAATCCCGTTGTGGGAGTGATTGGGTTGCCTGTTGAGGTTGGTTTGGAGTTGTATGGTGAGAAGAGCATTGTTTTGCCGTTTTTCACTGGGCATGTGGCTAGGGGTTTGTTGTTGCATGTTGTTAGGCGAGTGGATCCTAAGGCGGCTGGTGTTTTGCATGAGTTGAATATTTCTAAGCCTTACAGCGTTACGCCATTGCGTTTCAAGAGTATTTCACGGGTTGAGAATGGTCTTGTTTTGGATCCTGCTCATCCTTGTCGTTTGGGTTTTAGGTTTTTAAGTGATAACTTGGCTAATTATATGTTGAGGTTTTTTGAGAGGCAGAACAGCGTTATGATTTTTGACGCTGTTTTTCGCATAGCTTCTTTAAGTATTAAGAGCAAAAGCTATGGGGATTTGGAGCGTGAAGCTGAAGCTGTTGAGCGTTTTAGGCTTGTTTTTCAGACGCCTACTTATTTGCCTTGTTTGGGTAGCAGTTATCGTTGGATGTTCCCTGATGCGGTAAGAGTATTTTCTGGGCTGATGCGTATTTGGAACAAGTTTAGTGACGGTAGACATTTTGGTAAAAAGGAGTTTTTGGCTTATAAGGAGTGGTTGGCGAAAAATGTTGGGGTTTGTGGGTATAGGCTTGGTACAAGGTTGGCTGTTATGCGTGATAAGAAGGCTTTGGGGTTTACTGGATGGTGTGCTTATGAGATGGGGGGTTTGGAAAGTGAATGGAATAGGGTGACGGTTATGCTGGCTAAATACGCGGAATACTCAAACATAGGAGGAAACAAAACAGCAGGATACGGCGTAACAAAATTTACCTCTAAACTCTCTTAA
- a CDS encoding DUF3368 domain-containing protein, with the protein MKLLVFNSTPLIYITKIGLSRIFEELKGEKLTSPSVKREVVDEGKRKGVADAMVLERLFQKDVFKVVKPKDTSLLETFLQTRGLHVTDAEVLVIAKERDGIAIIDDEVARKTAKIYGITYAGTPYVLVKAFSQGLITKEKAKQAINDMIFAGWRCSVETYAKIMESLEKMGKNEQD; encoded by the coding sequence ATGAAGTTGCTTGTGTTCAATTCCACTCCGTTAATTTACATAACGAAAATTGGATTAAGCCGAATTTTTGAAGAGTTAAAAGGAGAGAAATTAACTTCTCCAAGTGTTAAACGTGAGGTTGTGGATGAAGGCAAGCGTAAGGGCGTTGCAGACGCCATGGTTTTAGAAAGGTTATTTCAAAAAGACGTTTTCAAAGTTGTAAAACCTAAAGACACAAGTCTCCTAGAGACTTTTTTGCAAACAAGGGGGCTTCATGTGACTGACGCTGAAGTTTTAGTCATAGCGAAGGAACGCGACGGAATCGCCATAATCGATGATGAAGTTGCAAGGAAAACAGCTAAAATCTATGGGATAACCTACGCAGGAACACCATATGTTTTGGTTAAGGCGTTTTCTCAAGGGCTCATTACAAAGGAAAAGGCGAAACAAGCAATAAACGATATGATTTTTGCTGGGTGGAGATGTAGCGTTGAAACTTATGCGAAAATTATGGAAAGTCTAGAAAAGATGGGAAAGAATGAGCAAGACTGA